A section of the Castanea sativa cultivar Marrone di Chiusa Pesio chromosome 12, ASM4071231v1 genome encodes:
- the LOC142619120 gene encoding acyl-coenzyme A thioesterase 2, chloroplastic-like: protein MDLNSSLSSSTIPVVSTLTKPTEDAKSSPTSSSKVHKPISYWPGVYHSPVTDALWDERVTINERLFDIPNDAPPPTELLTRTPSESRTTIVYAFSSDSTLREQYKDPWNEFRIGKLLEDLDALAGTITFKHCSDDDITTRPLMLVTASVDRIVLKKPISVDKDLKISGSIIWVGRSSIEIQMEVITQESVALTANFIFVARDYKTNKAAQVNRLTPETEQEKILYDGAEARDKVRKMKRGEDKKQSDKSEVNRLEALLSEGRIFCDMPALADRDGILLRDTRLESALICHPQQRNLHGRIFGGFLMHRAFELAFSTAYAFAGIVPSFLEVDHVDFYKPVDVGDFLRFKSCVLYTEHDNADQPLIYVEVVAHVTRPEMRSSVVSNTFYFTFTVRPEAKAKKNGFRLRNVVPATEEEARRVLELMDAEALQRSQSI from the exons ATGGATTTGAattcctctctttcttctaGCACCATTCCTGTTGTCTCAACTTTAACTAAGCCCACTGAGGACGCCAAATCTTCTCCCACTTCTTCTTCTAAGGTGCACAAGCCCATTAGCTATTGGCCAGGAGTGTACCATTCACCAGTGACAGATGCATTGTGGGACGAGAGGGTGACCATCAATGAGAGGCTATTTGACATTCCAAACGATGCACCTCCTCCTACTGAATTGCTCACAAGAACTCCCTCAGAGAGTCGCACCACCATTGTCTATGCTTTCTCCTCCGACTCCACCTTGAGAGAGCAGTATAAGGATCCATGGAATGAGTTCAGAATAGGAAAGTTGCTTGAAGACCTTGATGCCTTGGCTGGCACCATCACTTtcaag CATTGTTCGGATGATGATATCACAACAAGGCCTCTCATGCTGGTCACAGCTTCTGTGGACAGGATCGTGCTGAAGAAGCCAATAAGTGTTGACAAAGATCTCAAAATAAGTGGTTCTATCATATGGGTTGGCCGCTCCTCAATTGAGATTCAAATGGAAGTCATAACTCAAG AATCGGTAGCTCTGACTGCCAATTTCATCTTTGTGGCCCGTGACTACAAGACTAACAAAGCTGCTCAAGTGAACCGGCTCACACCAGAAACTGAACAGGAAAAGATCCTTTATGATGGAGCTGAAGCAAGAGATAAGgtgagaaaaatgaagaggggaGAAGATAAAAAGCAAAGTGATAAATCGGAGGTGAATAGATTAGAAGCTTTGTTGTCTGAAGGCAGGATTTTCTGTGACATGCCAGCCTTGGCCGACAGAGACGGCATTCTTCTAAGGGATACTCGACTCGAAAGTGCTTTGATATGCCATCCACAACAGAGAAACCTCCATGGACGAATCTTTGGAGGGTTTCTGATGCACAGAGCATTTGAATTGGCTTTTTCAACGGCTTATGCCTTTGCTGGAATAGTTCCTTCCTTTTTGGAAGTCGATCATGTTGATTTCTATAAACCT GTGGATGTTGGAGATTTCCTACGTTTCAAATCATGTGTTCTTTACACAGAACATGACAATGCTGATCAGCCTCTAATCTATGTTGAAGTTGTTGCTCACGTTACAAGGCCTGAGATGAGGTCTAGTGTG GTGTCAAATACTTTCTATTTTACTTTCACTGTTCGTCCTGAGGCAAAAGCCAAAAAGAATGGATTTAGACTCAGGAACGTTGTTCCAGCAACAGAGGAAGAAGCTCGCCGTGTTCTAGAGCTCATGGATGCTGAGGCCCTGCAGAGATCACAGAGCATTTAA
- the LOC142620723 gene encoding acyl-coenzyme A thioesterase 2, chloroplastic-like, with protein sequence MDLNSSLSSNTIPVVSTLTKPTEDAKSSPTSSSEVHKSISYWPGVYHSPMTDALWDERVTINERLFDIPDDAPPPTELLTRTPSESRTTIVYAFSSDSTLREQYKDPWNEFRILYLQ encoded by the coding sequence ATGGATTTGAattcctctctttcttctaACACCATTCCTGTTGTCTCAACTTTAACTAAGCCCACTGAGGATGCCAAATCTTCTCCCACTTCTTCTTCCGAGGTGCACAAGTCCATTAGCTATTGGCCAGGAGTGTACCATTCACCAATGACAGATGCATTGTGGGACGAGAGGGTGACCATCAATGAGAGGCTATTTGACATTCCAGACGATGCACCTCCTCCTACTGAATTGCTCACAAGAACTCCCTCAGAGAGTCGCACCACCATTGTCTATGCTTTCTCCTCCGACTCCACCTTGAGAGAGCAGTATAAGGATCCATGGAATGAGTTCagaattttatatttacaataa